The window TCCCCGAAGACAAGTACACGCTGGTTCGCGACGCCGAGAAGCAGGTCATCAACGTTCAGCAACAGTACCTCGACGGCGCCATTACCAACGGCGAACGCTACAACAAGGTGATCGAAATCTGGTCAGCCATCACGGAAAAAGTTGCCGACGAGATGTTCGACGTCCTCAAGCAGCAGGACAAGGCCGGCGCGATCAATCCGATCTACGTCATGGCCGACTCCGGCGCTCGCGGCTCGAAGCAGCAGATTCGTCAGCTCTCGGGAATGCGCGGCTTGATGGCAAAGCCTTCGGGGGAAATTATCGAGACGCCAATTACGGCGAACTTCCGCGAAGGTCTTAACGTGCTGCAGTACTTCATCTCCACGCACGGTGCGCGTAAAGGACTGGCCGACACCGCTCTCAAGACCGCGGACTCGGGCTATCTCACTCGCCGCCTCGTTGACGTGGCGCAGGACGTGATCGTCTCCGAGCAAGACTGCGGAACGCTCGATGGCATCTACGTCGGTTCCATTGTGGAATCAGGCGAGATCATCGAGCCGATGCGCGACCGCATTGTGGGCCGCGTTTCTCTCGAGAAGATCAAAGACTACGAAGGCAACGTGATCGTGGACGTAAACGGCGAGATCACCGAAGAGCTTGCCGGCGCGATTCAGGCCGCGGGCATCGAGCGCGTAAAGATTCGCTCTGTGCTCACCTGCGAATCGAAGCGCGGCGTTTGCATCATGTGCTACGGACGCAACCTCGCCTCCGGCCGTCTGGTCGAGCTTGGCGAAGCCGTAGGCGTGATCGCGGCGCAGTCGATCGGCGAGCCCGGCACGCAGCTAACGATGCGCACCTTCCACATCGGCGGTACGGCATCGCGAGTCTCCGAGCAGTCGCGCCTCGAAGCCAAGAACGTCGGCGCGGTGCGCTTCATCAATCTGCAGACCGTTAAGTCGAAATCGGGCGATTTGGTGGTCATGAATCGTGCCGGGTCGATCGCAGTCGTGGACGATCGTGGACGCGAAAAAGAACGCTACTCAGTCGTGTACGGCGCGAAGCTGAAAGTCGGCGACGGCGATCATGTGCAGCTTGGACAGGTGCTGGTCGAGTGGGATCCGTACACCTTCGCGATCCTCACCGAAATCGGCGGCACCGTGCAGTTCAAGGACCTGCAGGAAGGCGTCACGCTGCACGAAGAAGTGGACGAGGTCACCGGACTCTCGCGCCATGTCGTGGGCGAGTCGCCCGACGAGAAGCGTCAGCCGGCGATCGCGATCAAGGGCGGCAAAACAACTCGGCGCTACCTCATGCCGAGCCGCGCGCACCTTATGGTGCAGGACGGCGACGAGGTCTTCCCGGGCGACGTGCTGGCCAAGATCCCTCGAGAAACGACGAAAACGAAAGACATCACCGGTGGCCTGCCGCGCGTGGTCGAACTCTTCGAGGCACGCAAGCCGCGCGAGACTGCGATCATCAGCGAAATCGATGGCGTGGTGAAGTTCGGCGAGGTCTTAAAAGGGCAGCGCAAGATCTACGTTACCGCCGACAACGGTACCGAAAAGGAATACTCGGTTCCGCGCGGCGTCCACGTCAACGTGCAGGAAGGCGAGCGCATGAAGGCCGGCGAGCCTCTCATGGATGGCCCGCTCAACCCGCACGACATCCTCGCTGTGCTCGGAGAGAAAGAGCTGCAGGGATACCTGGTGAACGAAATCCAGGAAGTCTATCGCCTGCAGGGCGTGAACATCTCCGACAAGCACATCGAGACAATCGTTCGCCAGATGATGCGCTGGGTGAAAGTCGAAGACGTGGGAGACACTTCGTTCCTGCTCGAACAGCAGATCGATAAGTTCCGCTTCCGCGAAGAGAACGAGCGCGTGATTGCCAACGGAGGCCGCCCGGCAACGGGACGTCCGCTGCTGCTCGGCATCACGAAGGCATCGCTCTCGACCGACTCATTCATCTCGGCGGCGTCGTTCCAGGAGACCACGCGCGTGCTCACCGAAGCGTCCATCCAGGGCGCAGTCGATCACCTGCGCGGACTCAAAGAGAACGTCATCGTCGGACGCCTCATCCCGGCCGGCACCGGCATGGAATACTACCGCAACGTTCGCTTAAGTCCCGAGTTGGAACAGGCGGCCGCCAAGGTGCAGGAAGAAGTCTCCCAAGCCTACGCCGAAGCCGAACGCGCACTGGAAATCATGCGCCAGGAAGGCGAAGCAGAAGAACTGGCAGCGGAGTAAGCTGCTGGCTTCTAGCGACTAGCTACTAGCAAAAGCAAAAAGCGCGGAGCCAATGCTCCGCGCTTTTTTTCAGTTTTGAATTTATCGCTGTGAGAACCCAAAAAACCTGACGCGGATTTCGCGGATGGGACGCGGATAAACGCGGAGGAGTTACGAAGCAAGCCAGTCGATTGGATTACGACCCACAATCCCGAAAATCCGCGGCGATCCGCGGGCGAAGCATCCGCGCAATCCGCGTCGTGTTTTCGTTTTGCTTTTCCTGAGCCAGAGCAGGAACGAAGTGCATCTGAACACCTGTGCCCGCGCTCTCCGATCAGCCCAAAGAAAAAACTCTGGCTTTCATGCTGCGGGCGCTGCGCCACCGCAACTACCGTCTCTTTTTTGGCGGACAAAGCGTCTCATTGATCGGCACCTGGATGACGCGCCTCGCAACAAGCTGGCTCGTCTATCGTCTCACCCACTCAGCCTTATTGCTCGGCCTGGTTAGCTTCGCTGGACAAATCCCAACGTTCCTGCTTGCGCCGTTCGCCGGCGTCTGGGTCGATCGCTGGAACCGACACCGCGTTCTCGTCGTCACGCAAGTCCTCGCAATGCTGCAATCGTTCGCGCTTGCCGCACTGGCATTGGCCAACATCATCACTGTCTGGGACGTCCTCTGGCTCAGCGTCTTCCAAGGCTTAATCAACGCCTTCGACATGCCCGCGCGCCAGGCATTCGTCGTGCAAATGGTTGAAGATCGCCGCGACCTCGGCAACGCCATCGCGCTCAATTCGTCGATGGTGAATATGGCACGCCTTATTGGCCCATCGGTCGCCGGCATGGTGATCGCGGCCGTGGGCGAAGGCTATTGTTTCCTGATCGACGGGATCAGCTATTTCGCTGTGATCGCGTCGTTACTGCTGATGAACATCACGGCGCTGCCAAAATCGCGCGCGGCACGCAGCACTTTTGCCGAACTACGCGATGGATGGAAGTACGTTTCCGGATTTCCTCCCATTCGCTCCATCCTCCTTCTATTAGGTTTGATCAGCCTTATGGGAATGCCCTACACAGTGCTCATGCCCATCTTCGCCGGCAAGATTCTCGGCGGCGGACCGCACACGCTGGGCTTCCTCATGGGAGCAGTGGGAGTCGGAGCCCTCACCGGCGCCTTCCGCCTCGCGGCCCGTCGTTCCGTTCTGGGACTCGGCCGGCTGACCGCCATCTCGGCAGCCGTGTTCGGCGCCGGACTAGTTGCGTTCTCGCGCTCGCCCTGGCTCTGGCTGTCGCTGATCTTGATGTTCGTCGTAGGCATCGGCATGATGCAGCAGATGGCCTCGAGCAATACCATCCTGCAGACAATCGTCGAAGAAGACAAACGCGGACGCGTGATGAGCTACTACGCCATGGCCTTCACCGGCATGGCCCCATTCGGCAGCCTTCTAGCAGGCACAGTAGCCAACCGCATCGGAGCACCCGACACGCTGCTCATCACTGGTGCCTGCTGCATCGCCGGATCAATCTGGTTCGCCCGCGAGCTGCCACTAATCCGTCGCCTGGTTCGTCCGATTTACCAGGAGTTAGGCATCCTTCCCGAAATGGCAACAGGCCTGCAGCAGGCATCGCAACAAGAGGAAGCGGCAGGATAGGAATCGGGTGATCGGGTGAAGACGTCAGTACCGCCCGCGGTAGCGGGTGGGTGTGCATGGGACTCACCCATCTGCTACCGCAGACGGTACTGACAATCGGTGACACGATAACCCGATCACCCGATCCGGTCAACCGATCTCTCAATAGCCACCAGCCTTGCCATCCATTACTCTGTTTCCCAATGCTCCACCTGGTGACGCACTTTCGCCGTGCGGTGTGGCGCGCTTTCGAGCACGATGCTTTCGCCACCGCGAAGGCCGGTGCTTATTCTTCGATTCTCACGCTCTTTCCTGCATTTCTCGTCCTCGCGTCGATCGTCGGTATGTCGCAGGACACGGTCGCTTTCACCCGCGAAATAGCCTATGCGATCGGAAGAGTTCTTCCTGCCGGCACCACTGCGCTTGCGCTCGCCTACTTCAACACCAGCAAGATTCGTCCGGTCCACGTCATCTTGTCGGCATCATTGGTCGCAGTCACCGCAGCCAGCGGTGTGATGGTTTCGTGGATGTCAGCATTTCGCCGCGCCTACGGAATCCAAGGCAATCCCTGGGGATTCTGGAAAGAACGCGCGATGGCCTTCCTGCTGATTCCCATCGCCGCATTTCCCATGGCGTTCGCGACGTTAATTGTTGGTTTCGGCAACCAGGTGCAGAACTGGCTCGCGTTGCACACGATTTACGAACTACGCGGCGCCGTGTTGTTGCTCTGGACGGCAGGACGATGGACTATTGGCATACTGACCAGCATCGCCGTCATCGCGCTTATCTATCACCTCGCAATTCCTCGCACTCAGTCATGGCGACGAGTATTGCCGGGAGCAGTCTTGGCGACCGTAATGTGGTTCGGGGCAACCCTTGGATTCGGATGGTATGTGACGAATTACGCGAATTACGCCGTGATCTACGGATCGCTGGCGGCAGTGATTGCTCTGTTGGTGTGGCTGTATCTGGTGTCGATCGTGGTGCTGATCGGCGCCGAGTTTAACGCATTAGTCTTCCCGAAAAGGGAAATGTAGCACGAGGCCACAGCCTGAATCTACGCTAGTGCAGCCGATCAATTCAGTCCCGCCGAATGGCGGGACGATTGAAAATAGCCCACCATGGAGCGAAGCGGAATGGTGGGTCTCAAGCAAAGGAGCCCGAGTCCGGCTTCCAGCCGGACGACTGAGAATCTCGTTAATTACGAAAACGCCCAGAGGTCGGATCAGGCATATTCATGGAAATATTTTGATCCGGGGGCTGGCAGCCTTTGCTGACCAACGACAGTGATTCTCAATCGTCCGGCTGGAAGCCGGACTCCAAAATGCTGGTCGCCTTACCCACCATTGCGCTTCGCTTCATGGTGGGCTATCCCAGCCGTCCCGCATTCGGCGGCACTGAATCGCCTATGCATGAAAACCTCGGCACCGGTTCGATTACCTGGCCTTCAGCATCCCTTCGACTCGCTTCAGATCCTCTTCCGTATCCACCCCCACCGTATCGAACGGCGTCTCTGCCAAATGAATCTGGATGCCATGATCGAGAAACCTCAACTGCTCCAAACGCTCAGAGCGTTCCAGTTCCGATTCGGGCCAGGAGCAGAACTTCTCCAGAGCCTCACGCCGGTAGGCATAGAAGCCGAGATGCTTGAACCGCTGCACCGTCCCGGAATTGTCGCGATCAAAGGGAATTGTCGCGCGTGTGAAGTAAAGCGCGCGACCAGCAAGATCCGTAACCACTTTCACCGCATTCGGATTAGTCACATCCGCTGCGGCGCAAGGCGTCTTGATGGTCGAGACCAGGACGCGAGAATCCTGCATCGGCTCCAGCAATGCCGAAATGTGCTCAGGCCGCGCCAGCGGCTCATCGCCCTGCACATTCACATAAACGTCGGCCGGAGTGCGTTCAGCAACCTCCCACACCCGGTCCGTGCCGCTGCGATGCGCAGAAGAAGTCATCTCCGCCCGCCATCCATGCTGTTTGCAAACGGCGAGCACTTCGTCTGAATCAGTGGCGACAATCACATCGGCAAGCTGCGGGCAACGCCGCGCCGCCTCGACCACATGGGCCAGCATAGGACGTCCAACAATGTCGCGCAGAACTTTGCGAGGGAGGCGGGTCGAAGCAAGTCGGGCAGGAATGATGGCGATGGCGTGCATAGGGCAGCTTCTAAGCTACTAAGCGAAGGCTCTCTTGTCATTCGGAACGCAGGCTCATCGCAGTTTCCGGCCGCAGCGTCGTAAACGCCCCGTACTATCGTCTGTGCCGCACCATCTTTGCCATCGTGGTAGAGCCCACGAGTGTCATAGCACTGCCGTGCTAAAAGAGAACCGAAAAACCATTCACGAGTGCTGCAACTACGGTACTTTAAAGGAGAATGTCTAAACGTCTTATCCTCCTTGGCTTGTTAGCGTGCGTAAACGTTGGTTGTGGGATATTTCCACAAAGAGTGACGATGGACGATCCCCGCATTCAGCCACTCCTAAAGGCAGCAGCAAAATTTGACCGAACTCGGTACGGCTTCACACCAATTCCAGCACGAGCGAAGGTTACTTGGGAGTCGAAGCCAGGAGCGGGGTATGACGCAATGTTACATATCTACTCAAGGACGTCCCGCACGATTGCTTTTCGCCGAGATGAAAACGGTTATCGCTGGATCGGCGAACAAGAAATTTTCGAAGGTCGCAAAGAATATATGAGCGCTGACGGAACCTTCAAAGAACAGATCTGTCTTAATTACGAGGTCGAACACATTTCTGGGTTCCCACTAAATACATTGAGCATTGTCTACTCAGGCGAAGACAAAAGACTAGCTGCCCGCAACGAACTAACGCTGTCGGATGTACTTCCCATTTTGAAAGAATGGGGATATTAGCCAGCCTAGGCTTTTTCTCCGGTTCTCGCCGCTTGCAACATCGTAAACGCTCCCGTGCTGATCGCCAGCGCAGCGCCGTCTTTGCCATCGTGATAAAGACCAACAGCGAAGAATACAAGCAGGATCGCCCACACATTCGTATGCACCGCATTGAGCACGCCGATCAGCGCGTTCAACACGCCGACCATCTCCTGAAATGCTTCGGAAAGCTTCGTCATCGCTGTGTCCTCCCAATCACGTAACCGGTCGCGCCGAAGATCGCTCCCCATTTGGCGATACGCTTCGTGCGCTGCCAAACATTGCCGCCTTTCGCGGATTTCCTCGCGGCTTCGAGCTCGACCTTCTGCCGCGAGATGATCTCCTGCTGATCCTTCGTCTGCTGCTGAAGCTGATCGCGTTTGATCGAGCATTCCTTGCAGCCGAGCGCATACTGCGCGAGATCGACCTGCTGGTCGCGGGTGAGCGTCGCGCTAGGAGCATCCGGTGAACCTTTTGCAGCATTGCCGGTCGGCTGAATGGGAGCGTGCATCGGCACCAGCTCGCGTATCACTTCAGGAGCACGCGCGGGTTGCGCGAGCAACTCCTTGCGCTCACGTTCAAGTTCCGCCAGACGCGAAGCAGCATCGTTCTGAGCGGCGGTAATGCGCTGCTCAATCTGACTGATATTCGATTTCTGCGTTTCGATTACGGCATCGCGTCGAGCGTCATCGCGAACGTGATCCCGCCATGCAGAGCCGACGACGAGCACGAGCACGCAAGCGATTGCCAAAAGCGAAAGATACACTTTGTGAATACTCATAAAGACGCACCTTGGTGGGAGAGCGAAAAACCTGACGCGGATTGCGCGGATGGGACGCGGATTCACGCGGAGTGTTGGAAAGCTAAGAAATCAACGATTTGTTGCTACCCCAATTGAAAGATCCCTGAAATCCGTGCGCGAAGCGTCCGTGTGATCCGCGTCGGGTTTTGCTGTTGCCTTTGCCGTTCAAGCTTGCGCTCGGGTCAGCCACCCGCGTAGATACTGCCGCGATGCTGGACGCGTCGCAGCGAGGTGCTGATAAAAGCCCTCGCAGTTCTCGCGGAGGCGAATCAGTAACAAAGCCGGATCGCATTCATTGACGGCAGTGAGCGTTCGTCGCCCGAGCACGCCATCTTCGTCGAGCTGAAATGTCGTGCTTGCGTTGAGTGCGCGTTGACACAGCACCATCGCCTGCCGCACCCCCATGTTCACTGCCATGTCGAGCATCTTGGTGGCAACCTGCTGATCGTTCATCTCGTCGCCGTGAATCGGATTCCAGTACTCGGAACGATAGATCTCCCGCGCAACCGACAAAGCTTCTTCGGCAGATTCGGTATAGAACTTATCTCCCAAATCGGGATGAAATCGCTCTGCGATGCCAAACCGAGTTAGTCCGCCCGAGTCCTCGGTAACGACTCCGCTCAAGTGGGGATCTTCGTTGCGCAGGACAAAGGCAAAAGCTTCGTCAAAGTTGGCCATGAAAACAAGCTCCTGAGCTGCTAAGCGGCTGAGCTTCTAAGCTGAAAGTGCCGTCTAGAAATGCTTCCTCTGCAGCTCCTGCTCAATCGCATCAAGCGTGCGCTGCATCTGTGCGAGTCGTTGATCGAGCATGCGATCGCGAACCTCCTGCTCCGGACGCGGTACAACGTCGCGATCGAAGCGCTGCTCCAGCTTGCCTTGATTCTTCTCGACATCGGCCATGCGTGCTGAGAGTGTAGCGAAGTTAGCGACCCATCCGCCGATGAGCACGAGCACGAGAAGCAGCGTGTGCGCGTTGGGCTTGGGCAAACGCGGAATTACAGAATTCTTCTTTAGACTCATTGATTGCTCCTGCGAAGACCGGGAAGAGCGAACACGAAGTTCACGAAGGCAACAGAAAGAGGTCACAAAGAATTTTTTCGTGACCTCAATGTGTTCCCTCCGTGACCTTCGTGTTCGCCGTTCCGGTGTCGGGTTTACTGCGGTTCGACTTCCACCGTCACATTCACTCCGCTCGCCTGCGTGGTGCAGCCGGAGGCGGTGTACTGCAACTGGATGGTGTCGCCGCTCGCAACAGAAAAGTTGGGATTGACGAGACTGGTATTGCCTGCGCCGTTGGCGAGCGTAGCTGCAGACGTATTCGAGCTCTGCGCCACGTCATGCACGAAGAACTGAATCGACGAAGTGCAACCGGCGGGCGCGCCGGTCGCGATTCCAAAGATGCTGACGATCTTCACCGGCGCGCTGTTGGTCCACTGCGCAAAGGTGATGCCGGTGTTGTTGGTAGTGCTGCTGAGATAAGCAGTCCAGGGGATACGTGGGTTCTTCGTCATATTGCCGTCGCCGTTGATGTTGAGCGACGGAACTGCAAGTCCGCTTCCACCGGTAAGCGTGAGCCCTTGTGCCGAAATGGGACCTTGGAAGGTCGCCCCACCGGTCGAATCGGTGCTCACCGGCGACGCGCCTGCAGCTCCGCCGACCGCGTCGTTGTAGCAGACGGTGTTGCTCGCTCCCGCGACCATCTGATCGGCGGCCACTGTCGCCAGCAGCTTTTCCGCTCCCGTGCTGGTCGATTCGTAGATCGCGTACTGCTGCGCTCCGGCGACGGGCACGGCGCAGGCCTGATTGACCGCGGAGCTCGAAAGGGAAGCTGCCTGGCTGGCGCAGCTCGTTTCCGATGATGCTGGCCCGACGATTCCTGCCACGACTCCGGCGAGCTTGTAAAAGTACGTCGTCGATCCCGAGCCGGAAAGCTTGCTGCAGGTCGGCGAAGTCGGCGAGCCGATGGAGTTAACGAGCAGCTCGCCGAAGATGCGGTTCTTGCCCAGCACCGTCGTGTTGTTGCATTCAATCGAGTCCGGATCTCCGCCGAAGTAGATCATGTCGGTATGGCAGCGCTGTCCTTGTCCGACGTTGAGCGTCCAGTCGCGCTTCACCCATTGCGAGTGGCGGAAGTCGGGATACGTGAGCTGCAGGTTCTTAAAATTCGTAATAGGCGGATCGGGGACGTTGGCGGAAACGTCCGGCCCGTTCTGAACCAGATTGGGACCATTCGCCGCTCCGGCAATATACCAGTTCATGTTCAGCGGCGCCGTTGTGGCAGGAAGAGTGCCGAGCACGTTGGGCATGATGTTCTGATCGCCTGCCAGAGAGATGTTCGGACCGAAGTTCATGCCGCTGAAGTCGATGATCGTGCCGCTCTTGATCGTGCTCGACGTCGCCTGCCAGTTGATCTGTCCGTGCAGGAAGATCGAAATGTTATCGACAGCCGAGGTCTGCGCATCCCCGCAGAGGAAGCGGTGCCCGGCCTCGGAGGTGTAGTGCTGCAGATCGAGCACAATTCCCAGGTTGGTCCCGCTGTAAGCTGTATCGCCGAGCACGATGTCGCAATCGGAAGCATTGGAAATATCGGCATCGCGCACGGCCATATTGGCGTTGGCCTTGATGCCAACCGCGCAGCCGTCACACATGTAGCGATCGAGCAGCAGCTCGGCGGACTGATTCGCGTACTGGTAGAAGCCGATATCCGCGCCGACGACCATGTTGTTCGTGAACATCATCTGGTCGTTGTTCGCATTCGGCTGATCGAAGAAGAAGCCGTACTGGAACTGCGCGCATTGATTCAGCGTAAACGATCCGGTGAAGCAAGCGTTGGCTTCAGGATCGCTGCCGTTTGCGCCGCCCGTGTACCAGGGACCAATGATGTTGTCGAGAAATCGGTTGTACTGATTGTTGTGGTTGGTCGTCGAGCCGCCCGGCTGCTGGAGTCGAATCGCAGCTCGCTGCTTGTTCCCTGAGACGCTGAAGATGTGAACGCCTTTCAGGCTGCTGAACTGCGCGCCGGCCATGTAGATGGCATCGGTCGGACTCGAGTAGTTCGTGTTTGCCAGAAAGAATCCGCAGCCTTGCTGTGCATTCGCCGAGCTGAGATTGCCCGGACCGGGCGAGACCAGATCAATGGCTTTGTTCACAATGTTGATCGGGCCGGAGGTCATGTAGAGCCGTCCGCAATAGACTGAAATGGGATTCAATCCTTCGTCCGTATTCGGCGCGAGCGCCTGCAGGGCGGAGTTGATGTTAGCCGTGTCGTCTGATCCGTAGAGCATCGAGAGGCTGCTCCCGGTCACGGAAGGCGCGATGTTCGTCGCGAGTACGATGGTGGTCGAGTTGGTCACGCTGGCGATCGTTCCGGCGAGCGCAAGAGACGGGCCAGAAGTGATCGTGATCGAGGGCGTACCTGTGCAGCCCGATCCACCATAAACGACAGTGATGGAAGAAACCGTGTTGGCTGTGGCGTAGTTCGATCCCGAGAGGTTGACCTTGAGTTCCGGATTGTAGGTACAGGTGAGGCCGCTCACTGTCGCCGTCGGACGAGTGAGATACCCGCTGCCGGCAGCAGTCACAGTTGGCGTAGTGAGTGCGCCGCCCGAAAGCGAAGTCGTCGCCGTTGCACCAGAGCCGTTTGCCCGAGCGCCGAAGAGCACGACCAGCTTTCCCACATCGGCGCTACCGAAGTTCGCGCCTGCGCACGAAACCGTGTAACTGGATGCAATCGCACTGCAGCCGGCGTTCAGATAAAACGCGTCGCCCTTGGCAAAGTGATCGAGGTTCAGCCAGGGCGAGATCGGAATCCAGCGCGTCTGCGGATAGTTCTGCACGAAGACGCCGCGCTGCTTATCGCTCACCGACTGAAAAGTTCCGTAAGCCGCGCTCGAACTCAAGGCCGAGTACGCCGAGCTGTCAAAGACATACGTCCCGCTGATGCTGCCGGTCACGCTGAGATTGCCGTTCACGGTGAAGTTGCCCGGCGTGCTGACCGCTCCCGGAGCCGTTACCAGTCCCGGATACTGCGGCGCGTACTGATCCAGATTGAAGCTCGCGCCGGAAAAAGAAACTTGGGTGTAGTGCAGCACAAGCTGTCCCGTGGCTGAATCGGTGACAGTCACGCGATAGTAGATGCCCTGCGGCTGCGTGTTCTGCGGATTGGGCACGAGCAGCGACGCCGACGATCCATTCGTGACCGGCACACAGAACGGACGCGCCAGCACCTGTCCTCCACCGCCAACCTGGAAGCTGATCGGAATGTCGTTCTGATCGGTGCCGAGAAAACACATGCTCCCCGCAGCCAGCTTCTGCTGGTTGAGATCGGTGAGGTTCGAGGCCGAAACGGTGGTCCAGTTCTGCGAGAAACAGGCAATTGGCAATAAGCAATAGGCAATAAGCGCAAGAATGCGTTTCATCGAAAGCTCTTTAGGTTTTAAGGTTTAGCTGAGTGCCGAATGCCGAGTGCTGAGTGCTGGTTTTGTGCTAGCTCGGCAGCTTCATGCAGTGGCCGACCACTGCAACGAGCCGATCGCATACATCCATCGTCGTATGTCCTGGCCGGACTCCATATCTCTGCAGCCTGATGGCATGATCGTCTGTGATCGGCTGATTGCGCGTCGCATCGGGCAGCGGCTCGACTCCTTCGCGTGCGAGAAACCGCTGCTCATGTCCGGGATCGGGAAACCGCGCCCAGCAGATCACGTCCCGCCCTGCGGGATCGATCTGGTGCGCGCAGGCATGAAACGGCTCTTTTGAGGCTGCTGCGTGAAAAACGCTGATGGGAAGAATGTAGTAGCCGGAAATCATGATTTCTCAACTGAGTGAAATCGCCTATACTCAGCAGCCATTCATCTGGAGTGTCTCGTCGTGCTACAGTTCGCACGTGAAACAAGTTTTGTTCGGTGCAGTCTTGCTTCTGCTAGCATCCACGACACCGCTTTGGTCAGACAATATTGATGCGGGTGCGCACTTCACAATTGGCAGCAATCGGAATCCATTCACCAATTCAAGTATTGCCGCCGGCATTTACTTAGACCCAGCATTGTTCTCGGTTTGGTTCCCCAAGCTGCCCAGCATTCGGACACAAACGTTCGACGTTGGTATTGGCTTTGACCGAGTCCAGCAGCGAAATGGAGTCACAGCAGACTTCCGTTGGCGCGTGCCAATACTCCGCTGCTACGGATGGGAGTTCCGGTGCGGTGGCAAGCGTTTCTGGCTTATGGGCATACCGTCGATTGGGAAGAGGTGGGGACAAGGCGGATTAGGAGGATTCGCAGCAGGGCAAGTGCAAGCCGTGTTCGACCTCTCCAAAGATCTGGCCTGTTGCCGACTGGCAGTTGGTTACCAGCACAGGTTCCCTTTCGATTCGGCTCTTCGCCACGACAACGCTTTTACGCTTGAGTTGCGGACGTTCATTGGATTTATCGACCGTGCCCGTTCGACACCCCGTCCCGGCACGTGATTGGCGAAAAATCGCAGTTACAGTCATCAGCCGATTCCAGGAACCAGGAGGTTCAGCCGCGCTCATTCGAGCCCTCAAAAGAAAACGCGCTCGCGGCCGCGAGTGTTAATCGTGTCCAATACCGAAATCCTTTGCCGATTGTCATCCTGAGCCCCTCTTCTGGGCGAAGGACCTCCCGGAATGCATTTAGTCTTGAACGCTCTGTCCTGGCTCCTTCACGAGAATCCGGCAGCGTTGGCCGAAGAGCCAGGAAAGAGCAATTAAGTCCCAGCCATTGCGGGAGGTTCTTCGGCCAAGAACGGGCCTCAGAATGACAGACCGTTAGGCGCGTGGAGCGAGGATTAAACCTTCCTCAAGCTCCCTCCCAATCCCGTAAACGTCGCCATTCCCGAATTGGGAGTTGTCACCGCAATCGCGCCATCGGACAATGGAATGCGATTCAATCCGCCCTGCGCGACTGCCGCTGCTTGCGATCGTGACGTGAGCGCGATCGCAGGCGAGCCTACTCCTCCACCAACAAACTGCACCGCATCAAGCCCCAGCGAATTCACGATCAGCGACTGATCAACATACGGATAGAAGTAGTACGTTGTATTCGCGCTCAATCCTGTCACAGCCAGCAATCCAAACTCCGCGTAGCTGGGCGTGCCGTCGT is drawn from Terriglobales bacterium and contains these coding sequences:
- the kdsB gene encoding 3-deoxy-manno-octulosonate cytidylyltransferase; translation: MHAIAIIPARLASTRLPRKVLRDIVGRPMLAHVVEAARRCPQLADVIVATDSDEVLAVCKQHGWRAEMTSSAHRSGTDRVWEVAERTPADVYVNVQGDEPLARPEHISALLEPMQDSRVLVSTIKTPCAAADVTNPNAVKVVTDLAGRALYFTRATIPFDRDNSGTVQRFKHLGFYAYRREALEKFCSWPESELERSERLEQLRFLDHGIQIHLAETPFDTVGVDTEEDLKRVEGMLKAR
- a CDS encoding glycosyl hydrolase 108 family protein, whose product is MANFDEAFAFVLRNEDPHLSGVVTEDSGGLTRFGIAERFHPDLGDKFYTESAEEALSVAREIYRSEYWNPIHGDEMNDQQVATKMLDMAVNMGVRQAMVLCQRALNASTTFQLDEDGVLGRRTLTAVNECDPALLLIRLRENCEGFYQHLAATRPASRQYLRGWLTRAQA